The sequence AGACTGGCGGACAGCGACCAGGGACGAAGAGCTAGGAGATAGGTTTTCAGTTTCATAAAGGTGccggatgtggatgtggatgggtGTCCTGTTAGTCCTGTTAGTCCCGTTAGTGTATCCCTTCCAGCACCTGCACTAGTTCCAGATCCCActtccacctcctcctcctcatccTCCCTTTTGGTCTTGCCATTCCTGGACAGATTGCCATTGGGCAACAGCTGGCTTGTTGTGGCCATTGCAAGTTGCACGGGACTACTGGCACTTTGGggcgaaacgaaacgaaacctATTCACCAGGTATTCGTATTCGTCGGCTTGTTTGACCTTGGTCTCCGCTCCACAATTTGTTTACAAAAGCTTAGATATTAAATAGTGTTTTTCGGATGCCGGCACATGCGCTGCCTGCTTTCGATAATCGCTAATATTGTATACACAGCATCTAGCCAGTGGGTAACGGATATATTGTGGGGGGCTGCGGTCGAGGGGGTCCCGAAACCACGAAATTTCActcgctctctctctttccCTGGTCCGCTCCGCCGACCGATCTTCCTGGATTATACTCTTCTCTTTTGCGCACTCAGTCTTCTTTTCCGGCTACCGATTCCGGTATAATTTGGTTCCGTCACAAATCAGTTTATCTGTGATTTTtctcttatttattttaatcaaaCAAATCAACTGTCACGTCACGTCAGCGCAAAAACGGAAGAAGGTCACACCGTTTCGCCAGGGGTGGCAGCAGGTCTGCATTTGTGCAGCCCTGGTTATAGTTGCggtttcaatttaatttttttaaattaaagtaGTCAAGAAATTATGTAATGCAAATTTAAATATGGCTTTAATGAGTTACTTAATATATGTGCAATTTAGTTGAATTAATAAAAGCCCGTTTCGaaatctataaatatttatcgATATCTAAGGGACAGGTCGGACAGGGCACATCGGCTACAATGAACATCAAAATAACAATTCGTCACAATACCAACTTGTGAAAACATATGCATACATGGTACTTAagcctatttaattttaaggcaattaaatattaattaaaatcaataaataacaTCCAAAATAGTTCATCGCAATGGTGCGTTGACTGTTCTCTTGCAGCCCTGGTCACAATCAGCTGTTGATAAAAAACTCGAACACTGATTGTTTATTTCTGTTAAATTGCTTAATAAAAAGATGGATtataatatacataaaatatgtCGTGTTTGCCTGGAGGAGCTACATCCGGTGACATCGATTTATAGCACAGACTTTGCCATGATGCCCTCAGTGATGCTGATGCAGTGTGCCAAAATTAGAGTGGGTTTTAAATGAGCAActtaaaaataagaaataatatATTCAAATATTGTAGGTGCTTAAAACCGATGGCTTGCCTTCGGTCATCTGCAACAATTGCATTTACCGGCTGGGAGTAGCTTTCCACTTCAAACAGGAATGCGAGAACAACGATCTGCGGCTCCGCCAATACTTGGGCATCTTGGAGTCCTGGCGCCAAGATGCGGCAACCAACACAGACTTTGTGGAGAAGCCATCGCTTCCGCAGCGCGACAGCGACGAGGAGGAGCCGGTGGAAACCAAGGGAAGCAAGAGGCGATCCCGGTACCAAAGGAAGCCGCCGGAGGAGCACAAGAAACGGGGTCCCAAACCGGTGCCAAAGATGCCTCACACCTGCTACGAATGCCACAAGAGTTTTAAGTGCATCGCCCAACTGACGCAGCACATAAGAACTCATACGGGAGAGAAACCCTATCAATGCAGCTTTTGCATCCAAAGATTTGCCCAAAAGTACAACTTAAAAGTCCATGAACGGACTCACACGGGCGACAAGCCATTTCAGTGTGAGATATGCTCCAAACAGTTCTCCGCATTGGGCAACTTTCAAGCGCATCAAAAGATTCACTTGGGAGTGCGGGATCAGATATGCTCGCTCTGTCCAAAGGCCTTCTACACAGCCGGCGATCTCTCCAAGCATATGATAACCCATACTGGTATTAAAAACCACCATTGCGATGTTTGCGGCAAGGCTTTCAGCAGGCGGAGAGATATGCGATCTCATAAACTGAAGCTTCATCCTTTGGAGTCTAGTACGAATCATGACATAGTggacgatgatgatgacgagCCCATAGACACGGATCCCGTGGGTCTGGACACCCTGGATCACGCACACTTTAAGTGCCCGGACTGCGACAAGGCTTTCGATACGGCGGACAGTCTTAGTTTGCATTTCCGCACACATGCGGTCAACAATAATCTGCTTAACTTGCCACTTCCACCTGCGCCACCCATGTCACATCACTACCATCACGATGCCCTGCATCATCTGGGACCACCAAATCCGGCCACCCAAATGGGAATGGCTGCCATGGCTCATATGTTGGCTCCGCCGCCTCCTCCACCGCCCACGCCGAGCGAAGGACGCTACACGATGCTGCACCACACGGCGGCTCAGAGATTGCATTACTAAAGTATTACAGAATTAAGATGATATACAAAAGAAGTACTTTAAAACCTAAGCTAGTTTAGTtgataatataataatagtttGTACCTTGAAACAAGGTATTGCTATTTTGGTCAGACGTTTTTTACAAACAGTCCTGATCAACaacgattttttaatattgaacACTTTTATTTAGTTTGTCTATATAAAATGGAATATTCTTGTCATGTTTGCTTCAACATCTTTACAATAAATACATGTAGAAATTTGGCAAGCACAGCTTCTTTTAAGATTATTACTTAaatgcaaaactaaaatcactAAGAACTTCTCACGCATACTTGTCGCATGCTATCGTCTATATAAAATTGTCATTACGTTGTATAAACTTAGCTTGATTTGTGTTTTCTGTAGGTAAAAATTGTCGTATCTCAATATTGGTTTGTTTGGTATTGGTATGCATCGTTGGTATCGGCTTGATCCAGTTTGAATATGTCTATAAAAAGCTCCAAAATAAATCGAAGAACAATCATAAAATATTGCTTTTGACAACGGCCCGGAATGGTTATCCCAGAGAAGGTAGAAACCTCTCTACTTGAGCTTGGCTTTCAGCCACTCCTCGGTGAGTTCGTCCAGCTCGCGAATTTCGTAGACGCGAGTGAGATCCACTTGGCGCTGAAGGGCGCTCTTTGTGCAGGCGTACATCATCTGCAGTTCGAtctaaaatcaaataaaagttcttcattcaaataatttttagaAGTGGTTGTTTACTGACATTTAATATTAAGGAATAATATCTCTtactaaatttaattttttaaataatttaaatgaaatatcaaAGAAAGTTCCCTCACCTGACTATCCCTTGGTGTGTAAAAGATAAAGCACATCGGGTAGGAAACGCGCTGATCGTCGTGCACCATCTTATAAGTATAGATCACATATCGGGGCTGGTGTCCTGGCAGTGTTTCCTGCAGTTCGTCAACGGAAATATCGTCGATAAACTCATCCAGAACCACAGACTGCTTCTCCCGGTCAACTTTCACTGGAATGTTTTAAATGAACCCTAGGTTATAGAACCTGTGTTTCCATGGCAATAATTACTTACATATCAAAGCGGCATTATTTTTGCTCTTGCTGAATCGAAACTTCTTCAGTTCCTCCAGAACTTCGTTGCTAATATCGCATATATTGTTATCACCCTGCAAATACCGATTTAATTGATTAATGAACTGGAATCATCAAAGTTATCTGGGGACAACAATCGGCGATcgaaaaacacaaacaaaaacacgCCCACTCTCCTATATTAGTCATGTTTTCAATTTGGTAATTGATTGTTTTTCGACATGTCTTAAATCTCTTACCATAGCTTAGTTCTTTAGTATTCTGGGGTATCTGGGAAGGGGCCTGCGTATTCTTTGGCAGTTGTCGTAAGGATTATGTATCACTTTTCTTTTAGTAAATGTTCAATGTATTTTTCCTGtccttttatttttggtttttttgttgtctTTCCTGCAGTGCGACCGTTCACTGAACGCCAAAAATTATCACGAGTTAACCAAAAATATCGCGTAGTTTTACGAGGCGATTGTTCCATATAACAATCGTATagaataattaaataaatattttgtattttatcaCACACAGGTTTATTCATATTGGTTTCTTAAAATGTTGGAAACTTTTTATTCATAATTTTAAaagaactttaattttgattttcctTGAACGTCAATGTTTGGATTTTAAAATACCGATACGATATTTTGATCATTTCTGTCACCTCTAGTCTCTTTAGGGCTGCCAAATAGAAAGTACCGTTAGCTGAGGGCTACTACGTACTACGCCGCCATTTTAAAAGTTCAACTTTTTTGGTAATATCTTTTTAAATACCCTTTTTGGGTACTGTTTAAGTGTTTAATGTAGTAGATACGATGGCGATTCCAAAGCTGGACTTAGATTTATTTGAGGGAAACATCCTCGATTCGTGTTGGAAAGTGGGAGGCCGAGGCCGCAAGTCCCATTCATCGGCCTTTGCACAATTCGATCGGAATGAGATCGCCGCTGTGGATATTGTCGCTTGTTGGTAAATAAAGCTGTACTTAGCTAATCATTTCAATTTCCCaactaaattttaaacttttaagcAAGCAAATCACTAATTTAATAGAAGAAAACTCATTTAGAGCCCGCCGATCAAATCTATTGGCAACAAGGAAGAAGCGAAATGTTAGTTTCAAGGATCTTTCGCGCTTGGCATACGGCGCTACCAATATTTATAGATGCCAGGTGGACATACTTTTAGGTAGGCGTTAGTTTGAATATTAGGGAACCGCTTACACATATTTAATTCATCATGCTCCTAGGGGATACCATGCTTTTGATGGAGCAA is a genomic window of Drosophila suzukii chromosome 2L, CBGP_Dsuzu_IsoJpt1.0, whole genome shotgun sequence containing:
- the LOC108004918 gene encoding zinc finger protein OZF → MDYNIHKICRVCLEELHPVTSIYSTDFAMMPSVMLMQCAKIRVLKTDGLPSVICNNCIYRLGVAFHFKQECENNDLRLRQYLGILESWRQDAATNTDFVEKPSLPQRDSDEEEPVETKGSKRRSRYQRKPPEEHKKRGPKPVPKMPHTCYECHKSFKCIAQLTQHIRTHTGEKPYQCSFCIQRFAQKYNLKVHERTHTGDKPFQCEICSKQFSALGNFQAHQKIHLGVRDQICSLCPKAFYTAGDLSKHMITHTGIKNHHCDVCGKAFSRRRDMRSHKLKLHPLESSTNHDIVDDDDDEPIDTDPVGLDTLDHAHFKCPDCDKAFDTADSLSLHFRTHAVNNNLLNLPLPPAPPMSHHYHHDALHHLGPPNPATQMGMAAMAHMLAPPPPPPPTPSEGRYTMLHHTAAQRLHY
- the GMF gene encoding glia maturation factor, with amino-acid sequence MVHDDQRVSYPMCFIFYTPRDSQIELQMMYACTKSALQRQVDLTRVYEIRELDELTEEWLKAKLK